TCTTCGATGATCAGTTGCACTGGGGCATAGGTTTCTTCAGTGGACTCACGCCACTGGTCCCACCAGCCCAGCGCCAAGGTCAGTACCAGCGCTGCGTGGGCTAGGACCGAGAGCAGCAACCAAGCCCCAAAATGGGATTCGGATGGCAATTCCTTAGTGCGAATCAACATCGTTATTCTCTACTCCACCATGCTCAAAATTGGCCAAGCGGCGTCAATCCTTTCCACCTTAGCCCTATTTTAATTGACATTTACTTGCGATAACGGTATTCTATCTCCCAGTGGTGACGATGCCAAAATGCAGCCGAGTCAGTTTTTAGCTGCTGGCGGGATAGTTGTTTATCCGTTGCTGGCGCTGTCGGTACTGGTGGTCGCTTGCGCGGGGGAGCGGTTCTGGTTTTGGTGGCGATTGCAACGGGCGCAGGGGCGAGCACTAGCGGAGTTATTGCCAGCTTACGAAAAAGGCCCCGATTGGATTCAGCAACAGGCCAGGCAGTTTGCCCAGGTGCCCTGGGTGCGAGTATGGGAACGGGCGTTGACAGCAGCGGCGACGGACGGTAAGTTGCTTCCTCCTGAGCGGTTTCGGATTGCCCTGCTCAGTGCTGCCCAGCGAGAATTGCCCCGGTTGCGCCGGTTTCAAACGTTACTGGATACGACGGTGACGGTGGCGCCGTTGCTCGGGTTGTTAGGGACAGTCACGG
The sequence above is drawn from the Gloeomargarita sp. SKYB120 genome and encodes:
- a CDS encoding MotA/TolQ/ExbB proton channel family protein encodes the protein MQPSQFLAAGGIVVYPLLALSVLVVACAGERFWFWWRLQRAQGRALAELLPAYEKGPDWIQQQARQFAQVPWVRVWERALTAAATDGKLLPPERFRIALLSAAQRELPRLRRFQTLLDTTVTVAPLLGLLGTVTGLIRAFSSLSLGNIGGTRALEVTGGVSEALISTVIGLVVAIVTLVLASLFRSFYRRQLTLLQEVMGHLELIYAEWFEAHQLEELSRVSTR